One Parasteatoda tepidariorum isolate YZ-2023 chromosome 1, CAS_Ptep_4.0, whole genome shotgun sequence genomic window, aaagaaattaaaaaactgacaTTTCTGTAAGTCTTTTCATTAAggattgatttaatttttgtgagtTATGATTGTTTTATGCTTTGCAACAACTATTCAGATGCCTTACAGTAGATGGAACAGTATAGTGGTGACAGATGCCTTACAAGTAGGTATAAGTCTTTGCAACATTTATTGTACTTGAGATGTGTATTTCATATTACTAATAGAATTTGATATTATTCATCATTATTCATCATTaactcattattaattattattcaaatttaatttgaaagataCAATTTATGAGCTTATGTCACTAGACTAACATTAAACTCTGATTAAATGGCTTGCAAGCATTCCACACTATTCCAAGTCTCTCCACTTTTACCTTTTCaaagtttattcaattttatgcaattggaattaaaattacttcaaataaattgaaaaggcTTCACTAAGATCTGGCGTGCTTCAATCATATAAAACAAACTTCTATTAGATCGTATTCCCTGTTAGATCAATGTAAAACATATGTTAATTATGTATGCAGaacatttaacatattttttgagccatttagattttatttactttaagcaaataattatgtaagtcattatatttctatttatttatttagctctCATATATAATAGTTACGTTACCTCTACATATCAGATATAATAATTAGCTTATAgttaattatgttatatttatgtACAGTTTACTTATTgcttatttaactattatatataatagttatGTTACCTCTACGTATCATgtataataattatcttaaagttaattatgttatatttatgtGCAGTTTacttattaaactattatatataatagttatGTTACCTCTACATATCATATATAATAATTAGCTTAAAgttaattatgttatatttatgtacagtttaaaatattagatttcaCAATTAGCAAGTCTCTCTTCTTTGTAGACACCTCTTTTTTTGTGGACAATTTTCACTGCAGAGAgtgttctatttaaaaatattttactgtaatatgtTCACTACTTATATAAGATtagtttctataatttaaataagattatggataataattaaagtgatattataattataatactcATATGGAGTATTTATTGCCTATTTAATGTATCCCAgtatttttcttagatttattgaattattacaaCTTGGatttaaaatgaggaaaaaacaatctaaaatgGATTTCCAGAAATTTAATCAACAGCAAAGTGATATGTGTATGCTGCGATTGTTTGAATCCTTCACTGAATCTGCGCCTCAGTTAGTTTTGCAGTTGTATATTATGGTTACTACTGATGACTGGAATCCTTGGACAGGTGTGTTACCATTCTTCATATCCACATTCtttacaggggtctgtttagaaatggacccttcacaaaatatcttttcattaatacggacccttcgcaaaataatttattttttaatgggacccttcacaaatttgtttatcttcattattgttttgttaatcataTAAACCCTTCCCCCGGGGAGAAAGACGGTTCAAGGCAAACtaagtttccctaagtttaaatttcaaatgtagtattctaagaaaatatttctacctttacaaacatcgtgtgcacattatgattaatattaaatcataaattttttttttgtaaataaataatttatcaatttatatttattcataaaattaattaatggaatattatgtaaataaaaatcaatttctggcaattttttaaataaaatattataaatttaagaattgttcaAGTTTACTTAATgtgaaatacattaaaagtgatacattactaagttgtgttatttaaaatatgtcaatttaaattattaaaaatgtgagtgattttgtttccattattcgtccgaaatgaatattctgtgttgagcagtataggctaaataccaaatatttgtacgttgcatctctaatttagtaacagcaattgttgagcagaattttgtatctatttacaatttaaaaacttcttgaaaaggtttttagcaatttttgcaatgaCAGGACCCTATTCCACAAATTCACAATAGCAGGACTCTGATTGAAAGAGTGTGacttaaagcttattttatattcacaaattatgaataattttttcacaattttataaaaacaggacctttcacaaaatgtctggacagaccactgctttatattttttattttgcatttaattgttttagtaaCATGTAAATGTACTTgagtacatattatttatttttcttttggaatatttattattattttttaatgtaggcGTCTCAGCTGCTGCATCAATTATGTCTTTAAGTTGGGGCATATCTGCATACAGTAAGGCAATGCGTAATGTTCGACCAGAGAAACAGAAGCTGTCTTGGTGGGGCTTATTATTTCAGGCATTATGGAGAATTGGAATGGTTTCTTCCAGAATTATTTCTTTAGTATTATTTGCAGTTTCATTTGGATACTGGATAATAACAGTTCTAAGTAATATTCACAGTTCTATGAagtatgatttaatattttgcaatttcattAGAAACGTATTATTAGTTGAAAGTTTCTTAATCAGCATCACTAATAGGTTAAAAATAAtaccatttttgaaataacaatataaCTTGATGCTAAGAAAGGAGttctttattatctttattataagGAGTTCTTTATTATAGGAGTTCTTTATTATAAGGAGTTATATTGACtccaaatttgaataattaatttgatttttttcattaaatatttttttgaaaacttaagaaaaatgttttaaacagaCTTTTTGTACCACCATATGAATTAGTGTTGCAGCATTTTAGTGATGTGAAtgaaacatttgtttattttttttaggctTGCATTGGTTTGTCATGACAATAtggatttttcttcaaaatacagATTTCTGTTCTAGTTGGTGGGAAGAACGTCTTTATAACTGTGTGATTGGAGTAGTTTATTGTTTCtgtttcttcaatttaaagGAAGGAAGGTCCCGTTATCGAATGCTATTTTTCTACTCCTTTACTATAACTCAAAACATTAtctttttgctagttttttataaaacaaataccaacaatcattattttaaaaacttcatcaTCTTTTTTGTACCAAGTGGTATGTTTTTAGGTGAGTGAATTGATTCCTAAAAAATTGTGTTagatattccattttttaatgctaatttttctaCTTATCATTATGTTATAGTGTTCTCTGAAATGTGTGATCTCAGTATATGCTTTTGTCTATGGGTTAACCAGGCCctgtgtttttaataaacagaTTAAGTTGAGAACAGACTCTGAGATAGAATAGGCCAAACTTATtgttcaatgtttatttttaaaaagatcataTGATTTACATACCATATAATGGCATGAGCATGTAAATACAGAAATAGGCACAAACTTTAGATGAGAACTGATACATAAATGTATGTAATAACTACGTTTTATAAACACATAGACTTTAAAGGATTAATTTGAAGCATGCTACTTGAAGAGTTTATGGTAGGGTAATTGTTCTTTATGATTGagttcttaattaaattttgaaattttttgacatcCTTTTAATTAAACTAGGATAACGTAATTGTTTTATATGATAAAGTTATATTAGCAAATATACAAGGCCGATTTTGAAACTCATGTCCATTGTGTAGTGCTAGTAGAAATAGGTGGAGTGCAACCATTGTTACATTAAGCAGTCAATGATTCAGTAAGCTGCTAGCTTTATTTTGTACTGCTACACATTTGCTGattttaacatcaaaaaaattttgccctACCATTGAAAATCCTGAGATTACTGAGGTCATTTGGACAAAAGTTTTGCTCCTGCTGACATTTAAGGTTGAGGTACTTGGTGAACACAAGATTTTTATGCGTCAATTTAAATGAGTTGTGTTAAATCATCTTCCCTACAGAGTTAACTTAATTCCTTCTCTACATTTGTTTACTGCAATGAAGAAGTGTATAGGAGCTCAACACTTggggatatttctgtataattatCTGTTGTGTCAACCAAAATCGGCAAggtgaaatgtatttaaaactccgatttaaaaaaaaaaatgtatgtagaGGTTGGTCTGGAGGGTCTACGAGTTATACCCTTCGAGTTGGTCTCATTCTGTGATTGgattcatttttagtttctagGGGGCCACTACCCAGAAGTTGCCAAGAATTGGCGATTATTCTGAATCAGATCACGATGGAGAAATCTTTTCCATCACTAATCTGATTATGAAGCACTTTGAACTGTTTTGACAAGTTGCCTGAAATAACAACTAAGATTTTtgcaaaatggtttttataaattGGTAAAACATAATAAGCGCTTGGTTATGTGCTTACTGACTATGTTGAGAAATAGAAGGTTTTATTCAGGTTATTTATAATAGCTTTTTATTTACAGTGAAAAAAAGCTTAGCTTTCAAATTGCTACTGTttgagttatatatatatatttaaatatttttaaagattgtaatttatatgaaaattattatttttttaaggtttgcTTAGCATGTTGCTATATTATCGTTTCTTCCATCCCAGTGGTCCAATCACTTTGTTTTCTCACAATGTCCTGAAagttgtaagtttttttttatacttcttaaCTAATAAAGGTTAAAACTTTTAGTtatctatgtttttaaaaataatcaaaaacatataaagttttattatacaaAGATAACTTAAGCAACTGTATCAGTATCATTGGAGATATTTACATCAAGTTTTGATCCTCAGATAACTTCTAtacattattataaagaaatatgagATTAaactttttggttttattttattatttggtttaataaaaacacaTACAATATCGCAAATATTAACTAAGGTATGTACCTTTTTCCAAATGgattaattgtaaaatacatATGATTGCAccttttaatgataatatttaaaaccttaatacttttctcttaaattatGAAGTTTAGATGAAATGACTTCTTGAAACATTAAATCTTCTTTCAAGAAGAATGAAACATGAAAAgtgaaagatattaaaaaaaagatttgagaATGATGTTCTTAGAGCTTAAGTATAGGAATAAGAAAACTTCATGAGGGCACAatacatatataattaattttgtgtgctatgttttaaacactattttttctGCTAGAATTGCATTTTGTAACCTTTCTATAAGGGTTTGAGTGCGGAGGAGACATCCcttctgcagaagatcaaaattgtgggGGTATGTTTTTGGATCAtgctcagggatgtttcccagactgtggCCAgcagcccattgtgtagctctagtgggacataaataaagtatctacCAAAGAGGGATTAGTAAAGTGTATAATTTACATCCAACAACTGGGCAAGCAGAAAGgttgaagtttgaaaaaaaaatggttttattagtATGATAAGTtattagagataaaaaaaaattaatatttaatacaatatatatattttatattaaattatacacaTGAACAGTagtttctttaaacattttctgaaggcttagagttttattattttttttaataggaagatgaagaaagtaataaaaagaatgtaatGTTCAACAACTGTACTCTCAAAACATCTCGTAAGTTAGCCTATGATGGGGAAGCAGTACAAGCTACGTCACATATTTCTGCTGTAAGTGTCGTGACAATCGAAGACAATTGGAAAACTTACTCAACATTAGCTATTCCTGATGAATATTACAGTTTATCCAAGACCTCTAATTTTCACAGATATCATTCCTTTAGCTGCAGCTGGGACTCATATTTCTATGTTTGTAAAATATGCTACGATCTTCACAGAAAAACATTAGCTTACCAATATAAAAACTCAATTCATAATTATAAGTCCAATCCCGAATTTGACAGAATTTCCAATCCAGAATCACAAAAGCAatctttttcaaatgtaaatcaATGTGATGAATTGGTTGATATGTATTGTTCAAATTCCATATGTATACGAAAATGCGCTTCTTTGCCTAATCTTGAAGTAAAGAAACGGAATTTggatattttgttaaatgacaTCTAGTTTGatcatttcaacttttaaacctggtattttacagatatttatATCACAAGTAAGCTATCTGAATCAATTTCGggttttgtttatttgtaacagatcaaaaatatattatactgaTGTTTTTGAACGTAATATGAATCATGTTCTTGGTCCCCTGAAAGATAGTTACAAGTAGCAACAAATTCTTcgaatcatttttcatttacattttaatccATGAATGACATATTGTGCATATCAGGTAAAAACTTAATGTCCTGTAAgggtgcaaaataaaaatcataacaactATTGATGAAGtggtcaaattttaaattcatgtaaCTGTAATCATTCTAGAAGTTAATTAATACTTCAAATTAGCACAAACTAATATGCTAGTTTTATTAGCAATATTATTAGTttgtgcaaacgatattttgaaatcaaaatcatactcaaaaattactttttagaataaacatacccttttctTATTGGAATTCTTGACTCTCACAATAAGACAGAGAGCCACAATCTGAAAATTAAAGTCTCAATAGTTAGTTAGGAGAGCTGTCGAAAATTTGCTCGCTTTTTctgttagtttaattttttatttattttgccatatctctagaactagttaagaaaatgaaaaactttttttgcttacaattgtaaaatttgtttagcaAAAGACagttcaatgcaaaaaataattttcaatttattaattatttttttaatttaattaaggcTGAATCACTTTTGGATTGTAAGGCATTTGAAtctttacaccattttaaattatctagttTGAAATggcaaaatccaaaatttgaacaGAATCAttcaaaaagttcttgagaaataaaaaatacgactTCTTTTTAAGACTTAGTTTCATTTCTCAGGCATCAAAGAGTTGTTTAAATTCTATACATTAACCAAAAGCACTGGAAATTCTAACATAACTTTTTATGTTTGCTTTTAGAATCCTTGTGCTTGCTTGTTTTAGAATGATAGATAGTTTTTAGTTATTACTTATAGTTTTCACTGCACTAGgctctttcttttaatttttatttgttgtgtGGTTCAGTTACAAAACTGATTAtctccaaaatataaaattttctgggAAAGCTAATTTTATGCAACATTTTGCCAAAATGAAATAGGATCCAAAAATTAAGTGACTTTTAGACAATTTgtattataacattatatatagAAGCAAGAAAACGTGGAGGGAAGGGGAtattcaatgttttcttttGGATTTGGCCACCATTGCTTCAAaccaaaacttaaattttgtaaaataaacaaaaatgtttaattagactgaattacattgaaaaaaattaaaataatagtttaaaagaattatatttgaaattactcTTATGAGTTTGAAATAGTTTCAATACAAGAATTTGGAAATTACTTTTACTAGGTCTTCAGAAAagtaagcaacaaaaaataattttgaaaatagcagtatattttaaaacttacttttaagattgtaaaattcataatatcgCATATTTTGACtcaaattacagaatttttataacttaaaaagaaaatggatcATTAATGATTGTATATGATGTAGCATTACATGATGCTATGTCGCTAAAATATAATTGGTGATGagtaaacaatattattatgaaGGGTTTAAATAACAACCGGCAATAATTGTTGTAAATTGACAGAAGTAAACatggaaaacaaaatacatagttgggatttgttactttttttccttttccacgACAGACGAtcatttttcttccttcttgATTTATTAAGAGACACAACCGCTACAAACTTCTTTGAAGtcggggaaaaaaaaacaaaacataatgcaAACTTTGTGTTAACAGTCAGGAAAAGCGACATTGTGTGAATATAGAAACGGTTGGTTTTGCAGTAAAACTAGACTTTCAAGTGTAGATTCTGTTGAATTTActacaaactttaaaaactaacaaaaatgcatttcaaaatttgagatAATCAGTTTTGCAACTGaacaatactattttaaattatattttgacagTAGCTTTATCAAATGTAtatatatcagatattttttatatacaaattgTACATATAAAACATAACACTAAGtgtaagcatttattttaacactCATGTATAGATAGAactgcattatttaatttgtgttgTGAGCACGAacaattggaaataaatttatatattttcataaatctttttctagtttttttagCTGTATTATTGTCAGTTTATActtaagtttaattgaaatgaaGACATGTCTGTGAAATAAGTTCTATTTTGTGAAGATTTCATTTTCACATCGGTGGGGGACAATTTTTAGCAGAACAGTTcttgaaatttctgaaaattcacCAGAAAGTGTTGAATGAATGTGGTTTCTATTCCCTGGAATTTGATGATCAACTTCGGCAACTGAAGGCCCTCTGGGCTTTTTATAAATGCACAATTGTTGgtaaattcattgaattttatcCCATCTTTTGATTTAACTATTGCTTATTCCCTTTTCATCATCAATCTGAGTATttgatgattaatttattactaacagacttattaaaaatataaagttagttgaagttaaaatttcaacaggcttcatttacttatttcatttgAGAATCAAATTTGGCAGATTTTACAATTGTCTTATACTCTTTCAGTgctcaaaagaaatattattatggtGTGAGTTTAAAGCCACacagacaaaagaaaaaaaaagaaagttaataaaGTCATAGTCAAAGTGGTATCAGTATCTCTGTGTCAGAAAGgcaagacaaaaattaatttttctggacaacttttttgaaaataatgcaaaccaagtaggaaaaaaaattataaaattcatcaataaatatttatttttacaaaaaatttacaaagtatttacaaaatataatgtaCGTGACATATTTACAAAGAAGcaattgaatgaataaattagaCTTGAGGTATCTTTGACAAATACTGAGCAACAAGAAAACGCCCACCTTCTTTGGCTTTGTCAAGTGGGAGCAAATAAGCCTGAAATTGTTAAGGAATGTATAAAGGTTATtactaagaaatgaaaaataaaatcaatattacacAATTGAAACATTCAATATACTAAAAGGTTATAAAGTTTCTTACTGCCTTCAGTTTTGTTTTCTACcaagaaataagtttatttaaccttttaatgaaaaaatctgaaatatctagaaaatttttaaacctccAAGAGCAGATGTCTAACGTATACTAATGGAACTTTCAACAAGGGTAAACCATAAGAAAATTTAGACACTAAAATATCAGTTACTAAAAGACATTACTAGTTAATCTACaaagctttattaattttagaaaaaaagttttaagtgaattcaaattaaaaattacgatacagggattgtttaatgttaaaattatgatatatgcTATTCTGTGACAAAAATGCATACCTTATTCTAAAaccaaaaatcgaaaaaaaaaagacaatatatcattttattatattgattattgGTCTAGAGAACCACTGATGATTATTTTATGGGAGCCCAAGTTAAATTTTAGTGGGCTGGGACCAAAGAATCACTATCAATTTTAAGTTGTGAAAAGCAGGGATATTTTTAGGCTGTCCGGAAATATGggtattttactatttttaaaattgctgtgCTTTTTATACTTTCCAGTGAGATTACATTACTTGTTCACATAATTGTGTTTCATTGCTCGCATTGAATGTACATGTGGCAGATTAATCAGTAAGGATGTACGGGTATGAGCTGTCGTCATTTTCTCCCTTGtgattcattcattttgtgTTCGTTCAGCAAGTGCTTTCAAGTGGTATCTtaagttaaagcaaaattaGATAATTGGTCTTCATAAAaacaagtataaattttttactttttggatCAAGCAGCTGTAAACAACTTCAGtaatttttcttcagttatatatatgttttttactgTGTTGTATGACAGTTCCtttaaacattcaaataacAATACAAATTTGGAGTTCTTgaaagaagtataaaaaatttatgaacactGTTTaggaaataacaaaaatgaatatacAAATAGAAGCAAAAGTATTCTACAAATCAATTATAGAAAGTTAACTCCAGAACTATGTTTTGCTTAGAGTATGAAATCTTGTTAATACAAATTAACTGAAAGTTTTTCTTAGCATAATTAAATAGTATGgatctgtatttaaaaaacaaaagtaacaCCAGTAGTGCAATTTATAGTTACAAAAACAGAATCTACCAATgtgctaattgaaaaaaagaaaaaaaagaaagttcatttaaacaaattgccaaaagttgattaattaaaaaaaataatcaacaattAGAAAAGTAAACCACCTTTACTTAGTTAACATaattagaaaactttatttgtgtCTTTAATTATGTAACAcagcttatttaattaaaaatggtgatttcaaaataaattctgaaaaaaaatgtaaaatattttaaagctacaATAGTAATACCATTTGTAACTATTtctatgcataaaattttaaataaaagatacaaattacattattatgaaGAAAAGGATCAGCTCCAGCTTCGACTAAGGCTTTTACAACATTGATGTGACCAAAGTAAGCAGCTGCATGTAGTGGACTTTCTCCATTCTAGAAATGTAAAATACATGTATATCCATAGGCCATTTTCAGTTAatctcaaattattaaataatataatatgagaCAGCTATCACATAAACAGAAACTGAAAACAATTCCTTTATTAAAGGCTGATATCAAATGCAGtaagaaaaagcaataaacTTTAATAGGTTTT contains:
- the LOC107436737 gene encoding XK-related protein 6 isoform X3, which encodes MPYKFIELLQLGFKMRKKQSKMDFQKFNQQQSDMCMLRLFESFTESAPQLVLQLYIMVTTDDWNPWTGVSAAASIMSLSWGISAYSKAMRNVRPEKQKLSWWGLLFQALWRIGMVSSRIISLVLFAVSFGYWIITVLSLHWFVMTIWIFLQNTDFCSSWWEERLYNCVIGVVYCFCFFNLKEGRSRYRMLFFYSFTITQNIIFLLVFYKTNTNNHYFKNFIIFFVPSGMFLGLLSMLLYYRFFHPSGPITLFSHNVLKVEDEESNKKNVMFNNCTLKTSRKLAYDGEAVQATSHISAVSVVTIEDNWKTYSTLAIPDEYYSLSKTSNFHRYHSFSCSWDSYFYVCKICYDLHRKTLAYQYKNSIHNYKSNPEFDRISNPESQKQSFSNVNQCDELVDMYCSNSICIRKCASLPNLEVKKRNLDILLNDI
- the LOC107436737 gene encoding XK-related protein 8 isoform X1; translated protein: MNSNFQNCFLCCLKSNVWTLFDLLLLLLSFGSFLVDIATDVIVVYQYYKNGHTFWMLLTVSFVCVPSLMVQTFSYRWFVADERVSKLICFVHIFQLGLFYRFIELLQLGFKMRKKQSKMDFQKFNQQQSDMCMLRLFESFTESAPQLVLQLYIMVTTDDWNPWTGVSAAASIMSLSWGISAYSKAMRNVRPEKQKLSWWGLLFQALWRIGMVSSRIISLVLFAVSFGYWIITVLSLHWFVMTIWIFLQNTDFCSSWWEERLYNCVIGVVYCFCFFNLKEGRSRYRMLFFYSFTITQNIIFLLVFYKTNTNNHYFKNFIIFFVPSGMFLGLLSMLLYYRFFHPSGPITLFSHNVLKVEDEESNKKNVMFNNCTLKTSRKLAYDGEAVQATSHISAVSVVTIEDNWKTYSTLAIPDEYYSLSKTSNFHRYHSFSCSWDSYFYVCKICYDLHRKTLAYQYKNSIHNYKSNPEFDRISNPESQKQSFSNVNQCDELVDMYCSNSICIRKCASLPNLEVKKRNLDILLNDI
- the LOC107436737 gene encoding XK-related protein 6 isoform X2, yielding MLLTVSFVCVPSLMVQTFSYRWFVADERVSKLICFVHIFQLGLFYRFIELLQLGFKMRKKQSKMDFQKFNQQQSDMCMLRLFESFTESAPQLVLQLYIMVTTDDWNPWTGVSAAASIMSLSWGISAYSKAMRNVRPEKQKLSWWGLLFQALWRIGMVSSRIISLVLFAVSFGYWIITVLSLHWFVMTIWIFLQNTDFCSSWWEERLYNCVIGVVYCFCFFNLKEGRSRYRMLFFYSFTITQNIIFLLVFYKTNTNNHYFKNFIIFFVPSGMFLGLLSMLLYYRFFHPSGPITLFSHNVLKVEDEESNKKNVMFNNCTLKTSRKLAYDGEAVQATSHISAVSVVTIEDNWKTYSTLAIPDEYYSLSKTSNFHRYHSFSCSWDSYFYVCKICYDLHRKTLAYQYKNSIHNYKSNPEFDRISNPESQKQSFSNVNQCDELVDMYCSNSICIRKCASLPNLEVKKRNLDILLNDI